A single genomic interval of Paracoccus contaminans harbors:
- a CDS encoding M10 family metallopeptidase C-terminal domain-containing protein, with the protein MTNQNDPWWVNDQTPDNPFGKSDDYEGYLRYLGALNRSLTPAIAAGTLRINVTELNDHPDYKAAAIGALQTWATVTPLKFEIVDDAAYDRNKDWIRVVSPEIGEPSDGSAYSSNRYVSIGQRFHDSEPNLTDVGGYVFDSFIHEFGHEFGLNHPGLYNYSGPGGVQISYINNATWIYDRQQYSVMSYFDGIDVGETSRWSATTALMADVETVIRRFFSTVDAAGNRTYQTIELNTGDDTYGFGGTHLGQRLTATGMTHDVGFLIHDTGGNDTIDFSGSTAGTILDMRAGHFSSVNGHSNNVSIFAGHNADQAAYYIENAVGSDHADVIIGNDGANRIDGRGGADSMAGGAGDDVYFVDSADDVVRERGRGGNDTIYVMTDGVRLGRIANVEHIVYVGGSPQPGSADGGTESGSSPVGEILAGTAAGDSLDGGDGSQTIFGLDGDDLIVGGRDSLDSRDINNTIPIADLDDQTESNDAADALYGGAGNDTIMGGAGEDTLDGGAGDDVLRGQAGADVFRGGAGIDTVDYSMESPFQLLVNLETNVASGGTGTGDTFYGIENLIGSDDRIDRFVGNEAGNHFWGRGGGDYFNGRAGDDILDGGADGDILYGEGGNDTIIGGSGQDYLDGGAGTDTVVYEGSSAGVTVDLAAGTASGGDADGPVQIVGRGMVIRHDILRGFENAVGSMHDDRLIGDGRANLLSGGAGNDTLTGGLGPDTLAGGAGRDTADYSDRAGGVRLDLSHAGSGGDAYVSIENLSGSGFGDRIHGDDGANLLTGQGGADTLIGAAGDDTLLGDFDQTAVVTRPGMGSGYVTLGADATNGSIATALDLSNNFTTAADPDIFDSTTVLHTTVNAVGTGQGGYYRLDVAAGTVITLDIDHIADPDVHDSWLRVLDAAGNVIAENDDGGSDPGSSSGRDSGLVFTAPASGTYYILEGRWDPEGAGDGWSASVPAGSSYELNVSVEFPPAPAQPGEAGADRLVGGDGNDLLDGGVGADTLIGGAGDDFFRFATALGEGNVDRIMDFDAGSDMCLLDGSIFATLAEGDLAVGAFQANRGGLAIDADDRIIFDTDDRMLAYDADGAGGAAAIVFAQISGTRLISADDFHII; encoded by the coding sequence ATGACGAACCAGAACGATCCTTGGTGGGTCAACGACCAGACCCCCGACAACCCCTTCGGCAAGAGCGACGACTATGAGGGCTATCTGCGCTATCTGGGCGCCCTCAACCGCAGCCTGACGCCCGCCATTGCCGCCGGGACGCTGCGCATCAACGTGACCGAGCTGAACGACCATCCCGATTACAAGGCGGCGGCCATCGGGGCGCTGCAGACCTGGGCGACGGTCACGCCGCTCAAGTTCGAGATCGTGGACGATGCGGCCTATGACCGCAACAAGGACTGGATCCGCGTCGTCAGCCCCGAGATCGGCGAGCCGAGCGACGGCTCGGCCTATTCCAGCAACCGCTATGTCAGCATCGGCCAGCGCTTTCATGACAGCGAGCCGAACCTGACGGATGTGGGCGGCTATGTCTTTGACAGCTTCATCCACGAATTCGGGCATGAGTTCGGGCTGAACCACCCCGGCCTTTACAACTACAGCGGGCCGGGGGGTGTGCAGATCAGCTATATCAACAACGCCACCTGGATCTATGACCGCCAGCAATACAGCGTCATGTCCTATTTCGACGGCATCGATGTGGGGGAAACCTCGCGCTGGTCGGCGACGACGGCCCTGATGGCCGATGTCGAGACGGTGATCCGGCGGTTCTTCTCGACCGTCGATGCGGCCGGGAACCGGACCTATCAGACGATCGAGCTGAACACCGGGGACGACACCTACGGCTTCGGCGGCACCCATTTGGGCCAGCGGCTGACGGCCACGGGCATGACGCACGATGTGGGCTTTCTGATCCACGATACGGGCGGCAACGACACCATCGACTTTTCCGGCTCGACCGCGGGCACGATCCTGGACATGCGCGCCGGGCATTTCTCCAGCGTCAACGGCCACAGCAACAACGTCTCGATCTTTGCCGGCCACAATGCCGACCAGGCGGCCTATTACATCGAGAACGCCGTCGGCAGCGATCATGCCGATGTCATCATCGGCAATGACGGCGCCAACCGGATCGACGGACGGGGCGGCGCCGACAGCATGGCCGGCGGCGCGGGGGACGACGTCTATTTCGTCGATTCCGCCGATGACGTGGTGCGCGAACGCGGGCGCGGCGGGAACGACACGATCTATGTCATGACCGACGGGGTGCGGCTGGGGCGCATCGCCAATGTCGAACATATCGTCTATGTCGGCGGCTCGCCGCAACCGGGCAGCGCCGATGGCGGCACTGAATCCGGCAGCAGCCCGGTGGGCGAGATCCTGGCAGGCACCGCTGCCGGCGACAGCCTGGACGGGGGCGATGGCAGCCAGACGATCTTCGGCCTTGATGGCGATGACCTGATCGTGGGCGGGCGCGATTCGCTGGACAGCCGCGACATCAACAACACCATCCCGATCGCCGATCTGGACGACCAGACCGAAAGCAACGACGCCGCCGATGCCCTGTATGGCGGGGCGGGCAACGACACGATCATGGGCGGCGCGGGCGAGGACACGCTGGACGGCGGGGCGGGCGATGACGTGCTGCGCGGGCAGGCCGGCGCGGACGTGTTCCGCGGCGGCGCCGGGATCGACACGGTCGATTACAGCATGGAAAGCCCGTTCCAGCTGCTCGTGAACCTGGAAACCAATGTCGCCAGCGGCGGCACGGGAACGGGCGATACCTTCTACGGGATCGAGAATCTCATCGGCTCGGATGACCGCATCGACCGCTTTGTCGGAAACGAGGCCGGCAACCATTTCTGGGGCCGGGGCGGGGGCGACTATTTCAACGGCCGGGCCGGCGACGACATCCTGGACGGGGGCGCGGATGGCGACATCCTGTATGGCGAGGGTGGCAACGACACGATCATCGGCGGCTCGGGTCAGGATTACCTGGACGGCGGCGCCGGAACCGACACGGTCGTCTATGAGGGCAGCTCGGCGGGCGTGACGGTCGATCTGGCGGCGGGGACCGCAAGCGGGGGCGATGCCGACGGCCCGGTGCAGATCGTCGGGCGGGGCATGGTGATCCGCCACGACATCCTGCGGGGCTTTGAAAATGCCGTCGGCTCGATGCATGACGACCGCCTGATCGGGGACGGGCGGGCCAATCTCCTGTCGGGGGGCGCGGGGAACGACACGCTGACCGGCGGGCTTGGCCCCGACACGCTGGCCGGGGGCGCGGGCCGCGACACGGCTGATTATTCCGACCGGGCCGGCGGGGTCCGGCTGGACCTGTCCCATGCGGGTTCGGGCGGCGATGCCTATGTCTCGATCGAGAACCTGTCGGGCAGCGGATTCGGCGACCGCATCCACGGCGATGACGGGGCCAACCTGCTGACCGGGCAGGGCGGCGCGGACACGCTGATCGGGGCGGCGGGCGATGACACGCTGCTGGGCGATTTCGACCAGACCGCCGTCGTGACGCGGCCCGGCATGGGCAGCGGCTATGTCACGCTGGGGGCGGACGCCACGAACGGGTCCATCGCCACGGCGCTGGACCTGTCGAACAACTTCACCACGGCGGCCGACCCGGACATCTTCGATTCGACCACCGTGCTGCACACCACGGTCAACGCGGTCGGCACCGGGCAGGGCGGCTATTACCGTCTGGACGTTGCGGCCGGCACGGTCATCACGCTGGACATCGACCATATCGCCGATCCGGATGTCCATGACAGCTGGCTGCGGGTGCTGGACGCCGCCGGCAATGTCATCGCCGAAAACGACGATGGCGGCAGCGATCCGGGATCATCGAGCGGCCGTGATTCGGGGCTGGTCTTCACCGCGCCCGCATCGGGAACCTATTATATTCTCGAAGGCCGCTGGGACCCCGAGGGGGCGGGCGACGGCTGGTCGGCCAGCGTGCCCGCAGGCTCCTCGTATGAGCTGAACGTCTCGGTCGAGTTTCCGCCCGCCCCCGCGCAGCCGGGCGAGGCCGGGGCCGACCGGCTGGTGGGCGGGGATGGCAACGACCTGCTGGACGGCGGAGTGGGCGCCGACACGCTGATCGGCGGCGCCGGCGACGATTTCTTCCGCTTCGCCACGGCGCTGGGGGAAGGGAATGTCGATCGCATCATGGATTTCGATGCGGGGTCCGACATGTGCCTGCTGGACGGCAGCATCTTTGCGACGCTCGCCGAGGGCGATCTGGCGGTCGGGGCCTTCCAGGCAAACCGCGGGGGGCTGGCCATCGATGCCGATGACCGGATCATCTTCGACACCGACGATCGGATGCTGGCCTATGACGCGGACGGGGCAGGCGGCGCGGCAGCGATCGTCTTTGCGCAGATCAGCGGCACGCGCCTGATTTCAGCCGACGATTTCCACATCATCTGA